One Hyphomicrobium sp. CS1GBMeth3 DNA window includes the following coding sequences:
- the tesB gene encoding acyl-CoA thioesterase II — translation MSAGAEQPCPALAGLLEVLDLEQLEVDLFRGISPQNGWQRVYGGQVLGQALTAAGRTVDPSRTAHSLHGYFLLGGDPAHPIIYEVERIRDGSSFTTRRVKAIQHGRAIFSMSASFHKEEEGFEHAVAMPDVPQPEELPSAAERVAELIDALPPDMRSYWQRENPIELKPVDVSRYLSREPHPPTQHFWLKANGRLADDPLLHQAVLAYASDFTLLDTALIAHGKLLFDRDIQLASLDHAMWLHCPFRADDWLLYSQDSPAAAGARGFCRGTFFTRAGRLVASTVQEGLIRKRKTAYVIK, via the coding sequence ATGTCCGCAGGCGCAGAGCAACCTTGCCCCGCACTCGCCGGGCTTCTGGAGGTGCTCGACCTGGAGCAACTCGAGGTCGATCTGTTCCGGGGGATCAGCCCACAGAACGGTTGGCAGCGCGTCTATGGGGGCCAGGTGCTCGGCCAGGCGCTGACGGCGGCCGGGCGAACGGTCGATCCATCGCGGACTGCGCATTCGCTGCATGGCTATTTCCTGCTCGGGGGAGATCCGGCGCACCCCATCATCTACGAGGTGGAGCGTATCCGGGACGGCAGCAGCTTCACGACGCGGCGGGTCAAGGCCATCCAGCACGGGCGTGCCATATTCTCGATGAGCGCCTCCTTCCATAAGGAGGAAGAGGGGTTCGAGCACGCCGTGGCGATGCCGGACGTGCCGCAGCCCGAGGAACTGCCTTCAGCCGCGGAACGGGTTGCGGAGCTGATCGATGCTCTGCCGCCGGACATGCGCAGCTATTGGCAGCGCGAAAACCCCATTGAGCTCAAGCCAGTCGATGTTTCGCGCTATCTGAGCCGCGAGCCGCATCCGCCGACGCAGCATTTCTGGCTCAAAGCGAATGGGCGTTTGGCGGATGACCCGCTGCTGCACCAGGCGGTGCTGGCCTACGCCTCGGATTTCACGCTCCTCGACACGGCGCTCATTGCGCACGGCAAGCTTTTGTTCGATCGCGATATTCAGCTCGCGAGCCTAGATCATGCGATGTGGCTGCATTGTCCGTTCCGGGCCGATGACTGGCTTCTCTACTCGCAGGACAGCCCGGCGGCAGCGGGGGCGCGAGGCTTCTGCCGCGGCACGTTTTTCACACGGGCTGGGCGTCTGGTGGCCTCGACCGTGCAGGAAGGTTTGATCCGCAAGCGTAAGACCGCCTACGTGATTAAATGA
- a CDS encoding FAD-dependent monooxygenase: MPDTRETQRFDIVISGASFAGLALARALLSAFGSDVRIALVDRATRQAPIRPDARAFALSAGARHMLETLGVWQGIADEAQPVTEIEITDSSLEAGIRPVLLKYENRLTEGEAAEPASHIVPAAALERALLASVASDPALTMITPAEIARFADTGSKVTITLADGTEIAAALLVGAEGRRSPSRDAAHIKTVGWKYGQTAIVTTIAHERPHNSRAIQHFLPAGPFAILPLPGNRACLTWTEDADEARRILALDDAGFLAEVETRVAGRLGAIEVVGPRQSWPLEMHLARAYVAPRYALLGDAAHGVHPIAGQGVNLAFRDVAALGEVIVDALRLGLDAGSLQTLDRYERWRRFDSFMSAAAFDGLNKLFSNDWLLIRAARDFGLGVVDRLPGLKRRLVTEAAGMTGDLPRLFRSERL, translated from the coding sequence ATGCCCGATACGCGCGAGACGCAACGCTTCGACATCGTGATCTCGGGAGCAAGCTTCGCCGGCCTCGCACTTGCGCGTGCGCTGCTCTCTGCATTCGGTAGCGACGTCCGCATCGCGCTCGTCGACCGCGCCACGCGCCAGGCACCGATCAGGCCCGACGCACGCGCCTTCGCGCTATCGGCAGGCGCGCGGCACATGCTGGAGACTCTCGGCGTCTGGCAAGGCATCGCCGACGAGGCACAGCCCGTCACCGAGATCGAGATTACGGATTCGAGCCTCGAGGCAGGCATCCGTCCGGTGCTGCTCAAATACGAGAACCGCCTCACGGAAGGCGAAGCGGCCGAGCCCGCGAGCCACATCGTGCCAGCGGCCGCGCTCGAGCGCGCCCTGCTCGCGTCCGTCGCCTCCGATCCCGCGCTCACCATGATCACGCCGGCTGAGATCGCGCGCTTTGCCGACACCGGATCGAAAGTCACCATCACGCTTGCCGACGGTACCGAGATCGCCGCAGCGCTTCTCGTCGGCGCCGAAGGCCGCCGCTCCCCATCGCGTGACGCGGCCCACATCAAGACCGTCGGCTGGAAGTACGGCCAGACAGCGATCGTCACGACGATCGCACACGAGCGCCCGCACAACAGCCGCGCTATCCAGCATTTCCTGCCAGCAGGGCCGTTCGCAATCCTGCCGCTGCCCGGTAACCGCGCCTGCCTTACCTGGACGGAGGACGCGGACGAAGCACGTCGCATTCTGGCGCTCGACGACGCGGGCTTTCTTGCGGAAGTCGAGACACGGGTCGCCGGCCGCCTCGGCGCCATCGAAGTCGTCGGCCCGCGCCAATCCTGGCCACTCGAGATGCACCTCGCGCGCGCCTACGTCGCGCCCCGCTATGCATTGCTGGGCGACGCCGCCCACGGCGTGCATCCGATTGCCGGACAGGGCGTCAACCTCGCCTTCCGCGACGTGGCCGCGCTCGGCGAGGTGATCGTCGATGCGCTGCGCCTCGGCCTTGATGCCGGCAGCCTGCAAACACTCGACCGTTACGAGCGCTGGCGCCGCTTCGACAGCTTTATGTCCGCCGCCGCTTTCGACGGGCTGAACAAGCTGTTCTCGAACGATTGGCTTCTGATTCGCGCCGCGCGAGACTTCGGCCTCGGCGTTGTCGATCGCCTACCCGGCCTCAAGCGCCGTCTCGTCACCGAGGCCGCCGGCATGACCGGCGATCTGCCGCGCTTGTTCCGCTCCGAGCGGCTTTAG
- the rimM gene encoding ribosome maturation factor RimM (Essential for efficient processing of 16S rRNA) codes for MTQNGAGENGSERRVLLGHIAGAHGIKGAVLVRSYTAEPEAIADYGPLEAEDGAAHFDLTVEGATAKGLICRVAGVADRNAAERLKGTALYVARAKLPEPDEGEYYHTDLIGLSAVTEDGARLGLVTSVLNYGAGDILEVRPEGATRTVLYPMTEAVVRRVDLARSVIVLAPPDEVDAGDQAAAAAEDGE; via the coding sequence ATGACACAAAACGGCGCGGGCGAAAACGGGAGCGAGCGGCGCGTGCTGCTCGGTCATATCGCAGGCGCGCATGGCATCAAGGGCGCCGTGCTCGTGCGCAGCTATACCGCCGAGCCGGAGGCGATCGCCGACTACGGTCCGCTGGAAGCCGAGGACGGCGCGGCGCATTTCGATCTAACGGTCGAAGGGGCGACGGCAAAGGGGCTCATCTGCCGTGTGGCGGGTGTTGCAGATCGCAACGCGGCCGAGCGGCTCAAGGGCACGGCCCTTTACGTTGCGCGCGCCAAGCTGCCCGAGCCGGACGAGGGCGAGTATTACCACACGGACTTGATCGGGCTTTCGGCGGTCACGGAAGATGGTGCGCGGCTCGGTCTTGTCACAAGCGTGCTCAATTACGGCGCGGGCGACATTCTCGAAGTGCGACCCGAGGGTGCCACGCGTACTGTGCTCTATCCGATGACGGAGGCCGTCGTGCGCCGTGTCGATCTCGCTCGCAGCGTGATCGTGCTCGCGCCACCTGATGAGGTGGATGCGGGCGATCAGGCGGCCGCTGCGGCGGAGGATGGCGAATAA
- the rpsP gene encoding 30S ribosomal protein S16, translating to MSARIRLSRGGAKKRPYYYVVVAHSASPRDGRYIEQIGTFDPMLPKDNPERVKLIEERCKHWLSVGAQPTDRVARLFDAAGYLKRTARNNPEKSKPKKKAQERAAAKAKAAEEAAQAAAGGEA from the coding sequence ATGTCAGCCAGGATCCGTCTTTCGCGCGGCGGCGCCAAGAAGCGTCCCTACTATTACGTCGTGGTTGCGCACAGCGCCTCGCCGCGCGATGGGCGCTACATCGAGCAGATCGGCACCTTCGACCCGATGCTGCCGAAGGATAATCCCGAGCGCGTGAAGCTCATCGAGGAGCGCTGCAAGCATTGGCTGTCGGTCGGCGCGCAGCCGACTGATCGCGTGGCGCGTCTGTTCGATGCGGCCGGCTATCTGAAGCGGACCGCTCGCAACAATCCCGAGAAGTCCAAGCCGAAGAAGAAGGCGCAGGAGCGTGCTGCCGCGAAGGCCAAGGCCGCCGAGGAAGCTGCTCAGGCTGCCGCGGGCGGCGAGGCTTAA
- the ffh gene encoding signal recognition particle protein, with protein sequence MFQSLSDRLGQVFEKLTKRGALTEADVNEAMREVRRSLIEADVALDVVRDFIERVKTQAVGQEVLRSVTPGQMVVKIVNDELVRTLGSDAEPIDLHAAPPVAILMAGLQGSGKTTTTAKIAWRLKNRDKKKVLMASLDTRRPAAQEQLRVLGEQTEVSTLPIVAGHTPIQIAKRAMEAAKLGGYDVVLLDTAGRTTLDEELMVEVAEVKAATNPHEILLVLDSLTGQDAVNTAKAFDSRLAITGTVLTRADGDGRGGAALSMRAVTGKPIKLLGTGEKWDALEDFDPTRIAGRILGMGDIVGLVEKAAQTIDVGKARSIAEKMKKGSFDLEDLGEQLKQMEKIGGMGGVLGMLPGVGKIKNQIAAANLDDRIVKRQRAIISSMTPKERRQPKILDAKRKRRIAAGSGTKVEDVNKLIKMHRQMADMMRAMGKNRGMMSRMFGMGGGAGGPSEAELAEMQGELAKLDPKALDQLPADLKDALPKGLGPKGLPGLGGGGVPRLPGLGGGGLPGLGGALPKFPGLPGKKK encoded by the coding sequence ATGTTTCAATCGCTCTCAGATCGGCTGGGACAGGTTTTCGAGAAGCTCACCAAGCGTGGTGCGCTGACCGAAGCCGATGTCAACGAGGCCATGCGCGAGGTGCGCCGCTCGCTGATCGAAGCGGACGTGGCGCTCGACGTCGTGCGCGATTTCATCGAGCGGGTAAAGACGCAAGCGGTCGGCCAAGAAGTGCTGCGGTCGGTCACGCCCGGGCAGATGGTCGTCAAGATCGTTAACGATGAGCTCGTCCGCACGCTGGGCTCGGATGCCGAGCCGATCGATCTTCATGCCGCTCCTCCAGTCGCGATCCTGATGGCGGGCTTGCAGGGCTCGGGCAAGACGACGACGACGGCCAAGATCGCCTGGCGTCTCAAAAACCGCGACAAGAAAAAGGTGCTGATGGCGTCGCTCGATACGCGACGCCCCGCAGCGCAGGAGCAGCTTCGCGTGCTCGGCGAGCAGACCGAGGTTTCGACGCTGCCCATCGTTGCCGGGCACACGCCGATCCAGATCGCCAAGCGTGCGATGGAAGCGGCGAAGCTTGGCGGCTACGACGTGGTGCTGCTCGATACTGCGGGTCGCACGACGCTCGACGAAGAGCTGATGGTCGAGGTCGCCGAGGTCAAGGCGGCCACCAATCCGCATGAGATCCTGCTCGTGCTCGACAGCCTCACGGGTCAGGACGCCGTCAACACGGCGAAGGCATTCGACAGCCGGCTCGCGATCACGGGCACGGTGCTGACGCGGGCCGACGGTGACGGACGCGGCGGCGCGGCGCTTTCCATGCGCGCGGTTACGGGCAAGCCGATCAAGCTGCTCGGCACCGGTGAGAAGTGGGACGCGCTCGAGGACTTCGATCCGACTCGCATCGCGGGCCGCATCCTCGGCATGGGCGATATCGTCGGCCTCGTCGAGAAGGCGGCGCAGACGATCGACGTCGGGAAGGCGCGCTCGATCGCCGAGAAGATGAAGAAGGGGTCGTTCGACCTCGAGGATCTCGGCGAGCAGCTGAAGCAGATGGAGAAGATCGGCGGCATGGGTGGCGTGCTCGGCATGCTACCCGGCGTCGGCAAGATCAAAAATCAGATCGCGGCTGCGAACCTCGACGATCGTATCGTCAAGCGGCAGCGGGCGATCATCTCCTCGATGACGCCGAAGGAGCGGCGTCAGCCGAAGATCCTCGACGCCAAGCGCAAGCGGCGCATCGCAGCGGGTTCCGGCACGAAGGTCGAGGACGTCAACAAGCTCATCAAGATGCATCGCCAGATGGCCGACATGATGCGGGCCATGGGCAAGAACCGCGGAATGATGTCGCGCATGTTCGGCATGGGCGGTGGCGCCGGCGGCCCTTCGGAAGCGGAGCTTGCCGAGATGCAGGGCGAGCTCGCGAAGCTCGACCCCAAGGCGCTCGATCAGCTGCCGGCCGATCTCAAGGATGCATTGCCCAAGGGCCTTGGGCCGAAAGGATTACCGGGACTGGGAGGGGGCGGTGTGCCGCGACTTCCCGGGCTCGGTGGAGGTGGCTTGCCGGGGCTCGGCGGGGCGCTTCCTAAGTTCCCGGGTCTCCCCGGAAAGAAGAAATAG
- a CDS encoding EF-hand domain-containing protein, with the protein MVEWRTLRTWACLAVLPGAVAGGCASSSNPFSNNTDFDRTFIAAAQTWDLNKDSVVTCDEWTQYITTEFRQADSNGDGALDAEEWKKLVRNDRLFEIANLAYYDANGDGRVTLEEMTGKQNLAFKLLDRNSDCQIDRSESVQVHGVDKIKPKDGGAPDTTTQGSGRPGGY; encoded by the coding sequence ATGGTTGAATGGCGCACGCTTCGCACGTGGGCGTGCCTGGCAGTATTGCCGGGCGCCGTCGCGGGCGGATGCGCGTCCTCGAGCAACCCCTTCAGCAACAACACGGACTTCGACCGCACGTTCATCGCCGCGGCCCAGACCTGGGACCTGAACAAGGATAGCGTGGTGACCTGTGATGAGTGGACGCAGTACATAACCACCGAGTTCCGCCAAGCGGATTCCAATGGTGATGGCGCACTCGACGCCGAGGAATGGAAAAAGCTCGTCCGGAACGACCGGCTCTTCGAGATCGCGAACCTCGCCTATTACGACGCCAACGGCGACGGCCGCGTGACGCTCGAAGAGATGACGGGCAAGCAGAACCTCGCCTTCAAGCTGCTCGATCGTAACAGCGATTGTCAGATCGACCGCAGCGAATCCGTGCAGGTGCACGGCGTCGACAAGATCAAGCCGAAAGACGGCGGCGCGCCAGACACGACGACGCAAGGCAGCGGGCGCCCGGGCGGCTACTGA
- a CDS encoding PQQ-dependent sugar dehydrogenase: MSLRPGMAVAAPLLFLMSDAALAAQTNAPEAPKTAVKLTNVVEGLENPWALEFLPDGRMLVTERPGRLRVISKDGKLGAPITGVPEVMARGQGGLLDVALANDYADSGRIFLSYSEPRGEGKNGTSVASAKLVLDGDGGALEDFKVIFQQQPAYDSDLHFGSRIVVTPEGNLFVTLGERSKQEIRGEAQNPKNHIGKIVYIKPDGSPAAEPPVQDGWDPLIWSIGHRNVQGAVLDQATGKLWTLEHGPQGGDELNQPERGKNYGWPIIIYGKEYSGRPVGEGISERAGLEQPVYYWNPSIATSSLELYTGDLFPDWKGNFLAGALKYMQVQRLVVKDGEVVAHEVLAEDIGDRVRDIKQGPDGAVYLVTDEEGRIVRMAPG; this comes from the coding sequence ATGAGCTTGCGACCGGGCATGGCGGTAGCCGCTCCCCTTTTGTTCCTGATGTCGGACGCAGCCCTTGCCGCGCAGACCAACGCTCCCGAGGCGCCCAAGACGGCGGTTAAGTTGACGAACGTCGTGGAAGGTCTCGAGAATCCTTGGGCGCTCGAGTTTCTGCCGGACGGCCGCATGCTGGTAACGGAGAGGCCCGGCCGTCTGCGGGTGATCAGCAAGGACGGCAAACTCGGGGCGCCGATCACGGGCGTACCGGAGGTGATGGCCCGAGGCCAGGGCGGTCTGCTCGACGTGGCGCTCGCCAACGACTACGCGGACAGCGGGCGCATCTTCCTTTCATACTCAGAGCCCCGAGGGGAGGGGAAGAACGGCACCAGCGTCGCCAGCGCCAAGCTCGTGCTGGACGGCGACGGCGGTGCGCTCGAGGACTTCAAAGTCATCTTCCAGCAGCAGCCGGCCTACGACAGCGACCTTCATTTCGGCTCGCGTATCGTCGTGACGCCTGAGGGCAACTTGTTCGTGACGCTCGGCGAGCGCAGCAAGCAGGAAATCCGCGGCGAAGCACAGAACCCCAAGAACCACATCGGCAAAATCGTCTACATCAAGCCCGACGGCAGCCCCGCAGCGGAACCGCCGGTGCAAGACGGCTGGGATCCGCTGATCTGGTCGATCGGTCACCGCAACGTGCAGGGCGCGGTGCTTGATCAAGCGACCGGCAAGCTGTGGACGCTCGAGCATGGGCCGCAGGGTGGCGACGAGCTCAATCAGCCGGAGCGCGGCAAAAACTACGGTTGGCCGATCATCATCTACGGCAAGGAGTATTCCGGTAGGCCCGTCGGTGAGGGCATTTCGGAGCGCGCTGGGCTCGAGCAGCCCGTCTATTACTGGAACCCGTCGATCGCGACCTCGTCGCTCGAGCTGTACACGGGCGATCTCTTTCCGGATTGGAAGGGCAACTTCCTCGCCGGCGCGCTCAAGTACATGCAGGTGCAGCGTCTCGTCGTGAAGGACGGCGAGGTGGTTGCACACGAGGTGCTGGCTGAAGACATCGGCGATCGCGTGCGCGACATTAAGCAGGGGCCTGATGGCGCCGTCTATCTCGTCACCGACGAGGAGGGGCGCATCGTGCGCATGGCGCCGGGCTAG
- the dapF gene encoding diaminopimelate epimerase → MSAPGSLSYVKMNGLGNEIVVVDLRRGGALPGPDGIRAIAQNPRTAFDQMMVLDPPRTPGTDAFVRIFNTDGSESAACGNGTRCIGWLETERTGKHDLRFETRAGILRVSVKDLSAITVDMGEPRFGWAEIPLAEAFHDTRAIELQIGPIDAPLLHSPSVVNVGNPHVIFWVDKPVAGYDLGRFGPLIENHPLFPDRVNVTIAEVISRTEIAIRTWERGVGLTQACGTAACATAVSAMRKNLVDRKVTVNLPGGPLVIEWAADNHILMTGPAALEHEGTLGEEPAAAAKQQPALSPHPVPVGRLT, encoded by the coding sequence ATGAGCGCCCCCGGTTCCCTCAGCTACGTCAAGATGAACGGCCTCGGAAACGAGATCGTTGTCGTCGATCTGCGCCGCGGCGGCGCGCTGCCCGGCCCGGACGGCATCCGCGCCATTGCCCAAAACCCGCGCACCGCCTTCGACCAGATGATGGTGCTCGATCCGCCGCGCACACCGGGCACCGACGCATTCGTGCGCATTTTCAATACCGACGGGTCGGAATCGGCAGCCTGCGGCAACGGCACGCGCTGCATCGGCTGGCTTGAGACGGAGCGCACCGGCAAGCACGATCTGCGCTTCGAGACCCGCGCCGGCATCCTGCGGGTCTCTGTGAAGGATTTATCGGCCATCACCGTCGACATGGGCGAGCCGCGCTTCGGCTGGGCCGAGATCCCGCTCGCCGAAGCGTTTCACGACACCCGCGCCATCGAGCTGCAGATCGGCCCCATTGATGCGCCGCTCCTGCATTCCCCCTCGGTAGTCAACGTCGGCAACCCCCACGTCATATTCTGGGTGGACAAGCCCGTCGCCGGCTATGACCTCGGCCGTTTCGGCCCGCTGATCGAGAACCACCCGCTGTTCCCGGATCGGGTCAACGTGACGATTGCGGAGGTCATCTCCCGCACCGAGATCGCCATCCGCACCTGGGAGCGCGGCGTCGGACTTACGCAGGCCTGCGGCACAGCCGCGTGCGCCACGGCCGTCTCGGCCATGCGCAAGAACTTGGTGGATCGTAAGGTAACCGTAAACCTGCCCGGCGGGCCGCTCGTCATAGAATGGGCGGCAGACAACCACATACTGATGACTGGCCCTGCGGCGCTCGAGCACGAAGGCACGCTCGGAGAGGAGCCTGCCGCTGCGGCTAAGCAGCAGCCCGCCTTGTCCCCTCACCCTGTGCCTGTGGGCCGTTTGACCTAA
- the mtaB gene encoding tRNA (N(6)-L-threonylcarbamoyladenosine(37)-C(2))-methylthiotransferase MtaB — protein sequence MTEPLIVTLGCRLNAYESEVMRRHASDAGLADCVIVNTCAVTGEAVRQAEQTIRKLRRERPGARLIVTGCAAQIEPERFADIHGVDHVIGNAEKLAPGTFRALATETLERIAVNDIMSVRETALHMIDGFGSRARAYVQIQNGCDHRCTFCIIPMGRGPSRSVPAGEVVSQIRKLIETGYPEIVLTGVDITSYGADLPGRTSLGRLVKQILAHVPELHRLRLSSIDQVEADEHLLDAIANEQRLMPHLHLSMQAGDNLTLKRMKRRHLRDDAIRFCETVRRLRPDVVFGADLIAGFPTETEDMFANTLDIVDACELTYLHVFPFSPRKGTPAARMPQLDRQIIKERAARLRAKGEAAHAHYLDRLAGTRIELLMEREDIGRTPHFAEVSIDRKAPIGALLWATLGRHDGRRLNGMIDA from the coding sequence ATGACCGAACCGCTGATCGTCACTCTTGGCTGCCGGCTGAACGCCTACGAATCCGAGGTCATGCGCCGCCATGCGTCCGACGCCGGCCTCGCGGATTGCGTGATCGTCAACACCTGCGCCGTGACGGGCGAGGCCGTACGCCAGGCCGAGCAGACCATCCGCAAGCTGCGCCGCGAGCGCCCCGGCGCGCGCCTCATCGTCACCGGCTGCGCCGCGCAGATCGAGCCCGAGCGCTTCGCCGATATCCACGGCGTGGATCACGTCATCGGCAATGCCGAGAAGCTGGCACCCGGAACCTTCCGCGCGCTCGCGACCGAAACGCTCGAGCGCATCGCCGTCAACGACATCATGAGCGTGCGCGAGACCGCCCTGCATATGATCGACGGCTTCGGCTCGCGTGCCCGCGCTTACGTGCAGATCCAGAACGGCTGCGATCACCGCTGCACCTTCTGCATCATCCCGATGGGCCGCGGCCCGTCGCGCTCGGTTCCCGCCGGCGAGGTCGTCTCGCAGATCCGCAAGCTCATCGAAACAGGTTATCCCGAGATCGTGCTGACTGGCGTCGACATCACGTCCTACGGCGCCGACCTTCCGGGCCGCACGTCGCTCGGCCGCCTCGTGAAGCAGATCCTGGCACACGTACCCGAGCTTCACCGCCTGCGCCTCTCCTCCATCGACCAGGTCGAGGCGGACGAACACCTGCTCGACGCCATCGCCAACGAGCAGCGCCTGATGCCGCATCTACATCTTTCAATGCAGGCTGGCGACAATCTGACCCTGAAGCGCATGAAGCGCCGCCACCTGCGCGACGATGCCATCCGATTCTGCGAGACCGTGCGCCGCCTGCGCCCGGATGTCGTATTCGGGGCCGATCTCATCGCCGGCTTCCCGACTGAGACCGAGGACATGTTTGCCAACACGCTCGATATCGTTGACGCGTGCGAGTTGACCTACCTACACGTCTTCCCGTTCTCTCCGCGCAAAGGCACACCGGCCGCGCGCATGCCGCAGCTCGACCGCCAGATCATCAAGGAGCGCGCCGCCCGCTTGCGCGCCAAGGGCGAAGCAGCGCACGCCCACTACCTCGATCGCCTTGCAGGCACGCGCATCGAGCTCCTGATGGAGCGAGAGGACATCGGCCGCACGCCGCACTTCGCGGAGGTGAGCATTGATCGCAAAGCACCCATCGGCGCGCTGCTGTGGGCCACGCTCGGCCGCCACGATGGCCGCCGCCTGAACGGAATGATCGACGCGTGA
- the ftsY gene encoding signal recognition particle-docking protein FtsY, with the protein MSNNEPKRKGFFGRMFGSGDRPDPSPAEPHADAPPVDTPETEATAPDTVTPAPEAPAAPTPPEPARKGWFERLKTGLAKTSSRLTEGITGLVTKKKLDQDTLDELEELLLAADLGIETSSRITTALAKGRFDKQISAEEIRETLASEVARVLEPLAHPLEIDPAKKPHVILVLGVNGSGKTTTIGKLAAKLTREGRRVTLAAGDTFRAAAIDQLKIWGERTGAPVIARDVGADASGLAFDAVKEAQANGSDVLLIDTAGRLQNKDALMQELEKVVRVIRKVDPTAPHDVLLVLDATTGQNALQQVDVFRERAGVTGLVMTKLDGTARGGILVAIAAKHALPIHAIGVGEGVDDLQSFSAKDYADAIAEN; encoded by the coding sequence GTGAGCAATAACGAACCCAAACGCAAAGGCTTCTTCGGCCGCATGTTCGGCTCCGGCGACAGGCCGGATCCGTCTCCGGCAGAGCCGCACGCCGATGCGCCGCCCGTTGACACCCCGGAAACCGAAGCGACGGCGCCGGATACTGTGACACCAGCACCCGAAGCTCCAGCCGCACCCACGCCGCCGGAGCCGGCGCGCAAGGGCTGGTTCGAGCGGCTGAAAACCGGTCTTGCAAAAACCTCGTCACGCTTGACCGAGGGCATCACCGGCCTCGTCACCAAGAAGAAGCTCGATCAGGACACGCTCGACGAGCTCGAGGAGTTGCTCCTCGCGGCCGACCTCGGCATCGAAACATCGTCGCGCATCACCACCGCGCTGGCCAAGGGTCGCTTCGACAAGCAAATCTCGGCCGAGGAAATCCGCGAGACGCTGGCCAGCGAAGTCGCCCGCGTTCTCGAACCGCTCGCTCACCCGCTCGAGATCGATCCCGCCAAGAAACCGCACGTCATCCTCGTGCTGGGAGTCAACGGCTCGGGCAAGACCACGACCATCGGCAAGCTCGCCGCCAAGCTGACGCGCGAAGGCCGCCGCGTGACGCTAGCCGCCGGCGACACCTTCCGCGCCGCCGCCATCGACCAGTTGAAGATCTGGGGTGAGCGCACCGGCGCGCCGGTGATCGCCCGCGACGTCGGCGCCGACGCCTCGGGGCTCGCGTTCGATGCCGTCAAGGAGGCACAGGCCAATGGCTCGGATGTGCTGCTGATCGACACCGCCGGCCGTCTCCAGAACAAGGACGCCCTGATGCAGGAGCTGGAGAAGGTCGTCCGCGTGATTCGGAAGGTCGATCCCACCGCCCCGCACGACGTGTTGCTGGTACTCGACGCCACGACGGGCCAGAACGCGCTGCAACAGGTCGACGTCTTCCGCGAGCGAGCCGGCGTCACCGGCCTCGTCATGACCAAACTCGACGGCACCGCGCGCGGCGGCATCCTGGTTGCGATCGCCGCCAAGCACGCGCTCCCGATTCACGCCATCGGCGTGGGCGAAGGTGTCGACGACTTGCAATCTTTCTCTGCCAAGGATTATGCCGATGCAATCGCCGAAAACTGA
- a CDS encoding septation protein IspZ, which translates to MQSPKTEVRSLAADPHAELRETNTQGHTAIMSPRKRLYPFNAEQTVNILSEFGPLVTMFVVNALYGINAGTWALILTTIAAIIAMVYMFHRPPVFPLIASTVTIVFGALTLVTHDPMWVQIKVTIFNALFAAFLFFGLWTNRNFFQYVFEKTFHYTKEGWDTFTRSFAWFFLLTAGLNEVVRLYFRDDHVYTVLGYAMNGVDIWIAFKLFIILPLSGLYAWLLTKWMSRHHL; encoded by the coding sequence ATGCAATCGCCGAAAACTGAGGTCAGAAGCCTGGCAGCCGATCCACATGCCGAGCTGCGCGAAACCAACACCCAAGGTCACACAGCGATCATGAGCCCCCGCAAGCGTCTCTATCCGTTCAACGCCGAGCAGACGGTCAACATACTGAGCGAGTTCGGGCCGCTTGTGACGATGTTCGTCGTCAACGCGCTCTACGGAATCAACGCGGGCACGTGGGCGCTGATCCTCACCACCATCGCGGCCATCATTGCGATGGTCTACATGTTCCACCGTCCACCAGTCTTCCCGCTGATCGCGTCCACTGTGACGATCGTCTTCGGCGCACTGACTCTGGTCACCCACGACCCGATGTGGGTGCAGATCAAGGTCACAATCTTCAATGCGCTGTTTGCCGCTTTCCTGTTCTTCGGATTGTGGACCAATCGCAACTTCTTCCAGTACGTATTCGAGAAGACGTTCCACTACACCAAAGAAGGATGGGATACCTTTACACGCTCGTTCGCCTGGTTCTTCCTGCTAACGGCGGGGCTCAACGAGGTCGTCCGCCTCTACTTCAGGGATGATCACGTCTACACCGTTCTTGGTTACGCCATGAATGGCGTAGACATCTGGATCGCCTTCAAGCTGTTTATCATTCTGCCACTGAGTGGCCTCTACGCTTGGCTGTTGACCAAGTGGATGAGCAGGCACCATCTGTGA